A stretch of the Panicum virgatum strain AP13 chromosome 9N, P.virgatum_v5, whole genome shotgun sequence genome encodes the following:
- the LOC120691304 gene encoding DUF21 domain-containing protein At2g14520-like encodes MAVEYHCCSAPFFEHIVIIVVLVLFAGLMSGLTLGLMSLSLVDLEVLAKSGTEQDRKHAAKILPVVKNQHLLLCTLLICNAAAMEALPIFLDSLVTAWGAILISVTLILLFGEILPQSICSHYGLAIGASVAPLVRVLVWICFPIAYPISKLLDCVLGHGQTALFRRAELKTLVTLHGNEAGKGGELTHDETTIIAGALELTEKKAKDAMTPLCQTFAIDINAKLDRELLQEVLEKGHSRVPVYYEKKTNIIGLILVKNLLSVNADHEVPIKSVTIRKIPRVFEDMPLYDILNEFQKGHSHMAVVIRKNIPNESAEQPTNDGGTYEVSIAIDEKNNEKVVKNLPPPLRRWKSYPNTQNVSNRGSRPKKWSKDQSDVLQIHEEPLPTLSEDEEAVGIITMEDVIEELLQEEIYDETDVHEEQ; translated from the exons ATGGCGGTGGAGTACCACTGCTGCTCGGCGCCCTTCTTCGAGCacatcgtcatcatcgtcgtgcTCGTGCTCTTCGCGGGCCTCATGTCGGGCCTCACCCTCGGCCTCATGTCCCTCAGCCTCGTcgacctcgaggtcctcgccAAGTCCGGCACCGAACAGGACCGCAAGCACGCAG CTAAGATTTTGCCTGTTGTGAAGAACCAGCACCTTCTGCTATGCACTCTTCTGATCTGCAATGCTGCAGCCATGGAG GCTTTGCCCATATTCCTTGATAGCTTGGTGACTGCTTGGGGTGCGATTTTGATCTCAGTGACACTGATTCTACTGTTTGGTGAG ATCTTACCACAGTCCATCTGCTCACATTATGGGCTGGCTATTGGTGCTTCAGTTGCTCCATTAGTCCGTGTGCTTGTCTGGATCTGCTTCCCCATTGCCTATCCTATAAGCAAG CTACTAGACTGTGTACTGGGTCATGGTCAAACAGCTCTCTTCCGCAGAGCTGAGCTAAAAACACTTGTCACTCTGCACGGAAATGAG GCTGGTAAAGGTGGAGAGTTAACCCATGATGAAACTACCATAATTGCTGGAGCACTTGAACTCACTGAAAAGAAGGCTAAAGATGCTATGACACCGTTATGTCAAACCTTTGCAATTGATATAAACGCAAAGCTTGACAG AGAACTGTTGCAAGAGGTCCTCGAGAAAGGGCATAGCAGAGTGCCAGTTTATTATGAAAAGAAGACAAATATTATTGGATTGATATTG GTGAAGAACTTATTATCAGTTAACGCCGATCACGAGGTTCCCATAAAAAGTGTGACTATCCGCAAAATTCCTCG TGTTTTTGAAGATATGCCCCTCTATGACATCCTAAATGAGTTTCAGAAAGGCCACAGCCACATGGCAGTGGTCATAAGGAAAAACATTCCCAATGAATCAGCTGAACAACCTACCAATGATGGAGGAACTTATG aggtgtCCATTGCTATTGATGAAAAGAACAACGAAAAGGTCGTGAAGAACCTGCCGCCACCACTGCGAAGATGGAAGAGCTACCCTAACACTCAGAACGTATCAAATAGGGGAAGCAGGCCTAAAAAATGGTCCAAAGATCAATCAGATGTCCTGCAGATACATGAAGAGCCCCTGCCCACATTGAGCGAAGACGAAGAGGCTGTCGGTATCATAACCATGGAGGATGTCATTGAGGAGCTTCTGCAG GAGGAGATATATGATGAGACAGACGTACATGAGGAGCAATGA
- the LOC120691094 gene encoding uncharacterized protein LOC120691094 codes for MIGSAVRLPASAIGHIDSDFRVAFFFEQRDSLRGDGGGEEGEAPGVRQAVAMCYQVKCGTCGKSTWAGCGRHVASVHRQIPEGQHCACRGWPGVAPAGDKKAAAAGDSAAAEGSSSTSACTIL; via the coding sequence ATGATCGGTTCCGCCGTTCGCCTTCCGGCATCAGCCATTGGCCACATCGATTCAGATTTCAGGGTAGCTTTCTTCTTCGAGCAGCGCGATAGCCTTCGGGGAGacgggggaggagaggagggggaagcgCCGGGGGTGCGCCAAGCCGTTGCCATGTGCTACCAGGTGAAGTGCGGGACGTGCGGCAAGTCCACGTGGGCCGGGTGCGGCCGCCACGTCGCGTCCGTGCACCGCCAGATCCCCGAGGGCCAGCACTGCGCCTGCCGCGGCTGGCCGGGggtcgcccccgccggcgacaagaaggcggcggcggcgggcgactcCGCCGCAGCGGAGGGGTCTTCGTCCACCTCCGCCTGCACCATCCTGTGA
- the LOC120687312 gene encoding uncharacterized protein LOC120687312, with translation MCYQVKCGTCGKPTWAGCGRHVASVHAQIPEGQHCACRDWPGVAPPVEKKAADADAAGAGKTSGAAAVEGSAGSTEGGAAQ, from the coding sequence ATGTGCTACCAGGTGAAGTGCGGCACCTGCGGCAAGCCCACGTGGGCGGGTTGCGGCCGCCACGTCGCGTCCGTGCACGCGCAGATCCCCGAGGGCCAGCACTGCGCCTGCCGGGACTGGCCCGGCGTCGCCCCGCCCGTCGAGAAGaaggccgccgacgccgacgcggccGGTGCCGGGAAgacctccggcgccgccgcggtggagGGGTCTGCCGGTTCCACGGAAGGCGGCGCTGCGCAGTGA